gctgatgggctggtcctggggctggttgctgacgggctggtcctggggctggttgctgatgggctggtcctggggctggttgctgatagGCTGGTCCTCGGGCTGGtttctgatgggctggtcctggggctggttgctgatggactggttgctgacgggctggttctggggctggttgctgatgggctggtcctggggctggttgctgatggacTGGTCccggggctggttgctgatgggctggtcctggggctggttgctgatgggctggtcctggggctggtttctgacgggctggtcctggggctggttgctgacaggctggtcctggggctggttgctgacaggctggtcctggggctggttgctgatgggctggtcctggggctggttgctgatgggctggtcctggggctggttgctgacgggctggttctggggctggttgctgatgggctggtcctggggctggttgctgatgggctggtcctggggctggttgctgatgggctggtcctggggctggttgctgacgggctggtcctggggctggttgctgacgggctggttctggagcaggttgctgatgggctggtttcTGACGGGctagtcctggggctggttgctgatgggctggtcctggggctggttgctgatggacTGGTCccggggctggttgctgatgggctggtcctggggctggtttcTGACGGGctagtcctggggctggttgctgacaggctggtcctggggctggttgctgatgggctggtcctggggctggttgctgatgggctggtcctggggctgcttgctgacgggctggttctggggctggttgctgatgggctggtcctggggctggttgctgatgggctggtcctggggctggttgctgatgggctggtcctggggctggttgctgacgggctggtcctggggctggttgctgacgggctggttctggagctggttgctgatgggctggtttcTGACGCGctagtcctggggctggttgctgatgggctggtcctggggctggttgctgacgggctggttctggagctggttgctgatgggctggtttcTGACGGGctagtcctggggctggttgctgatgggctggtcccggggctggttgctgatgggctggtcctggggctggttgctgatgggctggtcctggggctggtttcTGACGGGCTCGTCCTGGGTCTGGTTGCTgacaggctggtcctggggctggttgctgacaggctggtcctggggctggttgctgatgggctggtcctggggctggttgctgatgggctggtcctggggctgcttgctgacgggctggttctggggctggttgctgatgggctggtcctggggctggttgctgatgggctggtcctggggctggttgctgatgggctggtcctggggctggttgctgacgggctggtcctggggctggttgctgacgggctggttctggagctggttgctgatgggctggtttctgatgggctggtcctggggctggttgctgacaggctggttctggggctggttgctgacgggctggttctggagctggttgctgatgggctggtcctggggctggttgctgatggactggttgctgacgggctggttctggggctggttgctgatgggctggtcctggggctggttgctgatggactggtcctggggctggttgctgacaggctggtcctggggctggttgctgatgggctggtcctggggctggttgctgacgggctggtcctggggctggttgctgtcgggctggttctggggctggttgctgacgggcttgttctggagcaggttgctgatgggctggtttcTGACGGGctagtcctggggctggttgctgatgggctggtcctggggctggttgctgatggacTGGTCccggggctggttgctgatgggctggtcctggggctggtttcTGACGGCctagtcctggggctggttgctgacaggctggtcctggggctggttgctgatgggctggtcctggggctggttgctgatgggctggtcctggggctgcttgctgacgggctggttctggggctggttgctgatgggctggtcctggggctggttgctgatgggctggtcctggggctggttgctgatgggctggtcctggggctggttgctgacgggctggtcctggggctggttgctgacgggctggttctggagctggttgctgatgggctggtttcTGACGAGctagtcctggggctggttgctgatgggctggtcctggggctggttgctgacgggctggttctggagctggttgctgatgggctggtttcTGACGGGctagtcctggggctggttgctgatgggctggtcccggggctggttgctgatgggctggtcctggggctggttgctgatgggatggtcctggggctggtttcTGACGGGCtcgtcctggggctggttgctgacaggctggtcctggggctggttgctgacaggctggtcctggggctggttgctgatgggctggtcctggggctggttgctgatgggctggtcctggggctgcttgctgactggctggttctggggctggttgctgatgggctggtcctggggctggttgctgatgggctggtcctggggctggttgctgatgggctggtcctggggctggttgctgacgggctggtcctggggctggttgctgacgggctggttctggagctggttgctgatgggctggtttctgatgggctggtcctggggctggttgctgacaggctggttctggggctggttgctgacgggctggttctggagctggttgctgatgggctggtcctggggctggttgctgatggactggttgctgacgggctggttctggggctggttgctgatgggctggtcctggggctggttgctgatggactggtcctggggctggttgctgacaggctggtcctggggctggtttctgatgggctggtcctggggctggttgctgacgggctggtcctggggctggttgctgtcgggctggttctggggctggttgctgatgggctggtcctggggctggttgctgacgggctggtcctggggctggttgctgatgggctggtcctggggctggttgctgacgggctggtcctggggctggttgctgacgggctggttctggagctggttgctgatgggctggtttcTGACAGGctagtcctggggctggttgctgatgggctggtcctggggctggttgctgacgggctggttctggagctggttgctgatgggctggttctggggctggttgctgacaagctggtcctggggctggttgctgacgggctggtcctggggctggttgctgacgggctggttctggagctggttactgacaggctggtcctggggctggttgctgacgggctggtcctggggctggttgctgacgggctggttctggagctggttgctgatgggctggtttctgatgggctggtcctggggctggttgctgacaggctggttctggggctggttgctgacgggctggttctggagctggttgctgatggactggtcctggggctggttgctgacaggctggtcctggggctggtttctgatgggctggtcctggggctggttgctgacgggctggtcctggggctggttgctgtcgggctggttctggggctggttgctgatgggctggtcctggggctggttgctgacgggctggtcctggggctggttgctgatgggctggtcctggggctggttgctgacgggctggtcctggggctggttgctgacgggctggttctggagctggttgctgatgggctggtttcTGACAGGctagtcctggggctggttgctgatgggctggtcctggggctggttgctgacgggctggttctggagctggttgctgatgggctggtttcTGACGGGctagtcctggggctggttgctgatgggctggtcctggggctggttgctgatgggctggtcctggggctggttgctgacgggctggttctggagctggttgctgatgggctggtttcTGACGGGctagtcctggggctggttgctgatgggctggtcctggggctggttgctgacgggctggttctggagctggttgctgatgggctggtttcTGACGGGctagtcctggggctggttgctgatgggctggtcctggggctggttgctgacgggctggtcctggggctggttgctgatgggctggtcctggggctggttgctgataggctggtcctggggctggtttctgatgggctggtcctggggctggttgctgatggactggttgctgacgggctggttctggggctggttgctgatgggctggtcctggggctggttgctgatgggctggtcctggggctggttgctgatgggctggtcctggggctggtttctgacgggctggtcctggggctggttgctgacaggctggtcctggggctggttgctgacaggctggtcctggggctggttgctgatgggctggtcctggggctggttgctaacgggctggtcctggggctggttgctgacgggctggttctggggctggttgctgatgggctggtcctggggctggttgctgatgggctggtcctggggctggttgctgatgggctggtcctggggctggttgctgacgggctggtcctggggctggttgctgacgggctggttctggagctggttgctgatgggctggtttcTGACGGGctagtcctggggctggttgctgatgggctggtcctggggctggttgctgacgggctggttctggagctggttgctgatgggctggtttcTGACGGGctagtcctggggctggttgctgacgggctggtcctggggctggttgctgacgggctggttctggagctggttgctgatgggctggtttcTGACGGGCTAGTCCTGGGGttggttgctgacgggctggtcctggggctggttgctgatggactcgtcctggggctggttgctgataaactggtcctggggctggttgctgacgggctggtcctggggctggttgctgatgggctggtcatGGGGCTGGTttctgacgggctggtcctggggctggctgctgtcTTCCTGGTATGGGGGGAGGGAGTCAATCTCAACATCTTCTTCCAACTCACTGTCAGACTCCTCATATTCCTAAAATGTTTCATCTTCCACACAAGCTTCTCTCACCGCAAAAAATGACTCCTAATGCCCTCTGAGCAGAGATTATTTTTTGTTGTGTCCCTCCCCCAAATTTGCACCTGGCTGAGGTCTGGGAAAatactgcatttaaaaaaaactatgtATCTAAATAATGTATCGAGATAATGTATTGAAATAACATTGTTCCCGCAAGACATTGTGTAGTTTCACACACTACAAAGGGTAAAGAGTGCGGGAACAgtgggagacaggcagacaggcaggtggACTACCACATatgtaatatacatgtatagGGGGGGGCACAGTGTTTCACTCAATTCAAATGTTTTATGTTACATGTTCTTCGCGGAAAATGAGCCAAAGACAATGAGTCTCAGGTTGAAAAAATGATTAATTGTATAATTTTTGTTTtagtaaacattgaaaatgggtcccacAGACGCAAACATCACACGaggcttaacacttttttggttactacatgattccatagtgtgatacatagtgttgatgtcttcactattattctacaatgtagaaaatagtataaataaagaaaaaccttgactgagtaggtgtgtccaaacttttgactggtactgtatatgttacaCTGGTGCCTAGAATTGTCTACTTGTCTGTGCTAGACAGCTGTTACTCTGGTGCGGAGACCAGTCTTCTTGTCTGAGCTGGACAGCTGTTCGAACAAAAAGTGAGCCTAGAGGGGGGTGATCTGTGGAGTTCTGAGATACCGGAACACATGAGAGAAAATCACCTTTATAATCATATCATCGCATTTGTGTGGTGGCATAGAACATTAcgtgttttttttgtgtggggTTAATAATTAACAAAGATGCAACTTGAATTCATTCTTTTTATTTAATTTTCACATTgcaaaaattttaaaaaaaattatgtttCATGTCACGTAAGGTTCCGGATCCGGACAAAAAAGGTTCcggaacaaaacagtccaaaacggAGAGGTTCCTGTTCCGGAACAGGCTACAAAATAGGCTAAAATGAAGCACTGGTGAGCCGGCTTCAAGAAGTATCGCGTTTGCTGATGCACACAGGAGACCTAGTGTGCATATGAACTGTGTTGACTTTCATACACAAGCTGCATTCTCAGGTAGTCATAGACAAGCCTCTGAATTGGTTATTATTTGAATCTAccaatattatatacatatttaGCCATTTATTTTAGCTTTTATGTTAATTGCTAAATCAAAGTTATTTTAAGTTCACTACAATGCAACTCCGCACTTCACCACAGGGTGGCGGCATAGTATAATTTATGCGAGTATAAGCTCCGCTGGGGCGCTCCATTTGAAAACATCAGGGGGAGAGGATGATGATGACAAGGACAGTTTTTTTGGTCTTTTACTGATTGCATGTGGGTGTTTTCACGTGCAGGGCATTGCATTCCTCATTATGTTTGTGCAAGTGGAATTCAGCAGGGGAGAAtgtaaattaaatcaaatgttattggtcacattcagcaaaatacttgtgttcctagctccaacagtgcagtaatatctaaggggcgtgctccctctgttgtttcctcaagtccacgattagctcctttgttttgttgacattgagtgagaggttattttcctgacaccacactccgagggccctcacctcctccctgtaggtcgtcTCGTTGTTGTTTGTCGTTGtttgtaatcaggcctactactgttgtgtcgtctgcaaacttggtgattgagttggaggcgtgcgaggccacgcagtcatgggtgaacagggagtacaagagggagctgagcatgcacccttgtggggccccagtgttgaggatcagcgaagcggaggtgttgtttcctaccttcaccacctgggggtggcccgtcaggaagtccagtacccagttgcacagagtgAAGTTCAggcccagggcctcaagcttcaTGATgaccttggagggtactatggtgttgaatgctgagctgtagtcaatgaacaaatcaaatcaaatcaaatcaaattttatttgtcacatacacatggttagcagatgttaatgcgagtgtagcgaaatgcttgtgcttctagttccgacaatgcagtgataaccaacaagtaatctaactaacaattccaaaactactgtcttatacacagtgtaaggggataaggaatatgtacataaggatatatgaatgagtgatggtacagagcagcatacagtagatggtatcgagtacagtatatacatatgagatgagtatgtagacaaagtaaacaaagttgcatagttaaagtggctagtgatacatgtattacataagggagcagttgccgtaccaggcggtgatacagcccgccaggatgctcttgattgtgcatctgtagaagtttgtgagtgcttttggtgacaagccgaatttcttcagcctcctgaggttgaagaggcgctgctgcgccttcttcacgacgctgtcagtgtgagtggaccaattcagtttgtctgtgatgtgtatgctgaggaacttaaaacttgctaccctctccactactgttccatcgatgtggataggggggtgttccctctgctgtttcctgaagtccacaatcatctccttagttttgttgacgttgagtgtgaggttattttcctgacaccacactccgagggccctcacctcctccctgtaggctgtctcgtcgttgttggtaatcaagcctaccactgttgtgtcgtccgcaaacttgatgattgagttggaggcgtgcgtggccacgcagtcgtgggtgaacagggagtacaggagagggctcagaacacacccttgtggggccccgtgttgaggatcagcgggaggagatgttgttgcctaccctcaccacctggggcggcccgtcaggaagtccagtacccagttgcacagggcggggtcgagacccagggtctcgagcttgatgacgagcttggagggtactatggtgttgaatgccgagctgtagtcgatgaacagcattctcacataggtattcctcttgtccaggtgggttagggcagtgtgcagtgtggttgagattgcatcgtctgtggacctatttgggcggtaagcaaattggagtgggtctagggtgtcaggtagggtggaggtgatatggtccttgactagtctctcaaagcacttcatgatgacggaagtgagtgctacggggcggtagtcgtttagttcagttacctttgctttcttgggtacaggaacaatggtggccatcttgaagcatgtggggacagtaaactgggatagggagagattgaatatatccGTGAACacacagccagctggtctgcacatgctctgaggacggggctagggatgccgtctgggccggcagcccagcgagggttaacacgcttaaatgtcttactgtcacgccctgaccttggtattctttgttttctttattattttggttaggtcatggGTGATTTTATGTTCTGTTTTATATGTAAACCTGTCTAGGGcgtttgtatgtttatggggttgtaaccagtctaggggttttgtatgtctatggctGCCTAGATTGGATCTcgattagaggcagctgtttattgttgtctctgattgggaaccatatttaggcagccatattccttgagTATTTAGTATGTCTATGGATGTCGCGTTGATAGCAGTCATtttgtttgttcagtgtacttcgtGTTATTTCGTCTTATACATTAAAATAATGTATTCACAGTACGCTGCGCTTTGGTCGTCCGATCCTTACTACTCCTCCTCGTCGGAGGGCGAAGAAGAGCGTGACACTTactttggtcctccgatccttactACTCCTCCTCGTCGGAGGGCGAAGAAGAGCGTGACACTTactttggtcctccgatccttactACTCCTCTTCGTTGGAGGGCGAAGAAGAGCGTGACACTTactttggtcctccgatccttaccACTCCTCCTCGTCGGAGGGCGAAGAAGAGCGTGACACTTactttggtcctccgatccttactACTCCTCCTCGTCGGAGGGCGAAGAAGAGCGTGACACTTACTTCGGCCACGGAGAAGCAGAGCCCATAAGTCCTCGGTAGTGATTCTTAATTATATTGTTGACATGACAAAAAATCATATCAAAAGTAAAGTGAATATTGCATTTTGAAAAGATATTAGATTGAATATGCATCCGAATTGAAAGAGTGACTTTGTGAATATGTTGTTTCCGTCAATTGAAACTTGATCCATTATGATCTGATTTGATTGTGGTGAATATGTTCCATAATGTAGTTGTAAAAATGGCACCAAAgtaaattaaaataataataattttaaatgGCTGGTAAATAAAACATTGTGGCAATAGGTAAAAGAGATATAATCAACCACGCCACAATTCCATCCCAGACCCCACCAAGTCTGACCGTTTGGTCTGATCAAAGTGTAGGATAACCTTTCAAATGGAGACCTCCTCTCAGCCTTGATTGTGTTAACTAATCAAATActaacaaccacacacacaccacattaaACACTACATCAACTAGTACTTAGCATTTAACTCTACACCTGAGAAGTTTCCACCAAGTCAGCCAAGACAAAATACCTTGGAGAGAAAATTGGTCTTTGAGTGCGCAGTCCATAATGATGCTTATAAATAGAGTTACACCATTCTGGTATTCATTCACCAAATTCCCAGGTTTccctaaataaaaaaaaatggttaGAAAATTCCTAAAAATAGGATTAATATAAAATGCAAAATATTTCAACCATATCTTAACGTTgtgtagaacaacaacaacaactaaaggTATGCAGAGAACGTGGCACATCCAGAGTAAATGTATTAATAGCACTTCATCACCTCATCTGATATGGGACAGGGTAGTAGAGCACGGCATGGGAATTTAGGTCATCAACTCCAGCAAATTCTTTTGTGTGTTTACTGGGTTTAAATCTGCTACTACGAAATGCAAATACACTCGTACGCACGTACAACACACAGTCACGCACAACACACAGTCACGCACAAACAGCATGGGAGAAaggaaactctctctctctctatatatatatatatatatatatatatatataaataactaGTTATGTCAGACAGTTCCAGGGGGAACATGAGAGCTGAAACGAGTATCTATAtcatcagacagagagagagagttccacACAGCAGAAGTGAAATGAAATGACTCACTGAATGAACAACGTTAAAGTTGAATAGAGCCCAGAGTTGATTATTCCATTCATACCttggctataatttaacacatttgtcGCTAGAAATGACTGAATATTTGGTAACCGTACAAAATGACTTGcaagtttagctaaccaaactatGAGTCCTTAGCTTGCCATAGTGAAAATCTAATTCAACAATGACAATGTTTTCAAATTCAACTTTAGCTTTCAAAAACAAACTGAAACACATATCATGTAAGAATTAACTATAGCCATTTAATTCTACCGTGCAAATATACAGTGCGTAATAAGGAATTAatgaatgcccttcaagccaatcagaaagcaGTATTCAACAATGTCAtggtataatgtaatataatcaGAATATATCAAACTGAATCTAAACAGAATATATAAATGTTTAATAAATATGGGACACCCAAATCCTATCGGCTGTAGCCAGTGCAATGACATTAAATCTACTATAAAAAAGTGTGAAATGAAAAACTGGAAGTACACCTTATGAGCCTTCATATAGCATGCATAAAGGCTTCTTATAGCTTACATAAAGATTCATAAGCACtacatagtgccttcagaaagtattcataccccttgacttcatccacattttgctgtgtttcagcctgaattcaaaatggattcaatatatattttttcctctCACCATTATCTaccacacaatacctcataatgacaaagtgaaaaatgtTTTTTAGAAATTGTGGGAAATTTATACCAAAAAAATGTAAACACAGACATAGctaatttgcataagtattcatacccctgagtcaatacattgtagaatacttaAAGCGATAAGGcatgaaggggtgtggtatatggccaatataccacgaatAAGTGCTGTTCTTAGGCACAGCACAACCCGGAGACACTCCCTAGCCGTGGTACATTGGCCATAtctcacaaacccccgaggtgccttatcgctattataaactggttaccaacttaaTTAGAGAAGTAAAAATGTCTGTTTTGTCATACCatatggtatacggtctgatataccacggctgtcagccaatcagcatccaggactcGAACCACGCAGTTTATAATTTGTAATATGCCTTTGTTGGTGATTATGTCTGTATCTGCTTTGAGTCGTCATGGGTATGTCTGTATCGGCTTTGAGTCGTCATGGGTATGTCTGTATCGGCTTTGAGTCGTcatgggtatgtctgtatctgcTTTGAGTCGTCATGGGTATGTCTGTATCGGCTTTGAGTCGTcatgggtatgtctgtatctgcTTTGAGTCGTCATGGGTATGTCTGTATCGGCTTTGAGTCGTctggggtatgtctgtatcagcgttgagtcgtcttgggtatgtctgtatcagcgttgagtcgtcttgggtgtgtctgtatcagctttgagtcgtcttgggtgtgtctgtatcagcgttgagtcgtcttgggtatgtctgtatcagctttgagtcgtcttgggtatgtctgtatcagctttgagtcgtcttgggtatgtctgtatcagctttgagtcgtcttgggtatgtctgtatcggctttgagtcgtcttgggtatgtctgtatcggCTTTCCCTTCAATTACTTTTACTCTATTTCTCTATTTACCAATGTCTTTAAatacctttatttattttttaataaggAGAATGGCTTGTTTCATTTTATATTCTATTCCTACAGGCAGATCTGTGTACAATCAGACCATTTGGCGCAGCTGTGTTGTCTTCCTCCCCATTAACCTCTATGAAATAGAGCTCTATCGCTCTACAGCACTGGTTGCCCCCTAGTGGCCAGTCAGGTGTAGTGCACAATGCTGTCCTCACACTCCCGGGGCACAGTGAGTGTGTAGCTGTGACAGGACAGTTTGTAGTTGTTCCCATCGTTGTTGTCCCAGTACTCAGCTCCCATCACTTTGTAACACACAGCGAACTCCAGCTGGGCTCCAGGCAGCAGGATGAAGGGTGGGACAGGCAGGCGGAACCTGAATACATCAGACTCTGGTCCCTCCATCTGATCCCGGTGGAGGGTAGCCACCCAGCAGGCTCTGGTCTCAGCACTGCTCCTCCAGTTAGTGAAGGAGTAGTGAATCGTCACCTCCTTGTTGAAGGCCAGGTTGAGGACCTGCACCTTGCCGACGATGCCCAGCTCAGAACACAGGACCTGGTCCAGAGAGACCATCTGCTCCACCAGGCGCTTAACGAACCCCGGCTGGGAGCCCGTGTTTTCGGGAAAGCAGGGTTTGAAGTAAGGCAAGGAAAGCTCCAGGGACCGCCCTGAGTTCATCTCAGCGCTCATGAGAAGTCTGGAGAAGACGTGGGGGGGAATCCAAGGCTCCTCTCCTTTGCTGAACACCTTGACTTCCTCCAGCTTCAGCCCCAATGAGTCCACGAAGCGTACCTGgcggtctctgtttctctcgtgGACCGAGGGCAAAGACTGGGCCCTGCGTCTTATGATGGGCTGGACGGGAGGGTCACTGGACAGGTTGCAACTGAAAATGGGCTCCTTGGGGGGCGGGGGACGTGGGCTAGGAGGCCGGATCTTGACAGGGGCCTTGGTTGGCTCTGGTTTGGAGTCCAAGATGTCCGTCACTCGGATAGTCTTAGTAGTGGTCTGGCATGGGGTCACACTGCTGTAGCTGCTGGTGTTCTGGAGCACACCAAGAGACCATGCCCTATCTCTCCTTACCACACCTGGAGACATCGACTCTGGCCTCCAAGGAGGCACTGTCCTCTGCTCCCCTATCATGCCTGGAGACACAGCTCTGGGTTTTCCTTTGATGCAAGGAGACACTGTTTTCAGCCTGTCGTTGCCACAAAACCatgtcctctccttctccttcccaaCGACACCATGAGACCCTGCTTTGGGCCTCCCTACGCTGGCCATGCTGCTCATCATCGAAACAGGACTggacagacaacacaacacaacactgttAACAAACTGTATAGCAGGATAACTAATGTCATCCAGCCTGAAGACTAGGTTATAGGAGAACCAACACAACACTGTTAATAAACTCTATAGCAGGATAACTAATGTCATCCAGCCTGAAGACTAGGTTATAGGAGAACcaacacaacactgtcatcttCTAGTTATAACTGTTAAAACTCTACATGCTCACAA
This genomic window from Oncorhynchus nerka isolate Pitt River linkage group LG2, Oner_Uvic_2.0, whole genome shotgun sequence contains:
- the LOC115126208 gene encoding protein phosphatase 1 regulatory subunit 3D-like — translated: MMSSMASVGRPKAGSHGVVGKEKERTWFCGNDRLKTVSPCIKGKPRAVSPGMIGEQRTVPPWRPESMSPGVVRRDRAWSLGVLQNTSSYSSVTPCQTTTKTIRVTDILDSKPEPTKAPVKIRPPSPRPPPPKEPIFSCNLSSDPPVQPIIRRRAQSLPSVHERNRDRQVRFVDSLGLKLEEVKVFSKGEEPWIPPHVFSRLLMSAEMNSGRSLELSLPYFKPCFPENTGSQPGFVKRLVEQMVSLDQVLCSELGIVGKVQVLNLAFNKEVTIHYSFTNWRSSAETRACWVATLHRDQMEGPESDVFRFRLPVPPFILLPGAQLEFAVCYKVMGAEYWDNNDGNNYKLSCHSYTLTVPRECEDSIVHYT